The region TGTCGGCGATTGTGGTGTCAAGGATTTGCGACATGGAGCATAAAGGGGATACCTGGAAAATGCTGATGACCACCTCTGTCGGACGCCAGGCGGTCTATGCCGCCAAATTCGTCTGCGCCGGAAGTCTGATCCTCTACGGCATTCTGGCCCAGGTTGTTTTTATTGCCGGCTTTGGCATGTTCCATAGACTCTCAGAACCGCTTCCGGCAGACCTGCTGCTTCAGTTCACTGCGGGTACTCTAATTGCCAGTCTGCTGATTATTGCTATGCAGCAATGGATATCGCTGGCGGTGAAGAACCAGGCGTTTGCCCTATGTCTTGGCATGCTGGGCGGGTTCCTGGGGACAACCGCAAGCTTATTCCCTGCCGCTGTCCGGCAGTTGGTCGTCTGGTCTTATTATTTGGATCTCAGTCCGGTGACTTATCTCTATCAAGCTTCTGCGGGCTCTTATATTACAGGGACAATACCTGTCCTTCAATGCATTACAGCTCTATTCATCACGCTGCTCCTGTATATGGGCGGAAATGCCCATATCTCAAGACAAGCAATATAAGGAGGGAAGCTTATGCTTAGAAGTGTTGCGGCCGAATGGCCCAAGCTGCGCCGCTCGCGGATGGGGCTGGTGCTGGTCAGCCTGCCTGTGGTCAGCCTGATGATCGGCTGTGCCAACTTTGTTATGAATCGTGAGGCGCTCGAAGGCGGCTGGTTTAGCCTGTGGACTCAGGTAAGCTTATTTTACGGGGAGTTCTTCCTGCCGATTCTGATTGCCATCTGCTGC is a window of Paenibacillus sp. FSL H3-0469 DNA encoding:
- a CDS encoding ABC transporter permease, yielding MTRALFLEYYKLRRRKVWAMMTLFLAAELGWAAMSISISISRSADNAAWEALIFSLSSMNGLFLPILSAIVVSRICDMEHKGDTWKMLMTTSVGRQAVYAAKFVCAGSLILYGILAQVVFIAGFGMFHRLSEPLPADLLLQFTAGTLIASLLIIAMQQWISLAVKNQAFALCLGMLGGFLGTTASLFPAAVRQLVVWSYYLDLSPVTYLYQASAGSYITGTIPVLQCITALFITLLLYMGGNAHISRQAI